The Shewanella halotolerans region CCTAAGTCGCTGGCACTCAATGTGATTGTCTACGCCTTCGTGCGCCTCACCGAGAACTCTGCCGCCTATGGTGAACAGTTCGAGCAGGAGATGAGCCGTCTGCCTCAGGTGCAGGAATGCTCAGTGATCACCGGTGCTCACGACTACCTACTCAAGATAGTCGCCCACGATCTGCTGGAATATGAAGGCTTCGTCAAACACTCACTGGGCGGCCTCAAGTGTATCGCCAGCATAGAGTCGACCGTGGTGCTGAAACAGACCTTCTCCCGCCATCAACTGCCAATCACATAGGGCCTGTTTATCTTTCAGGTTTAATTTTTGTTCAATCTCAACGCGTTGTGCTCAAGGCCTGAGCCATGAGGCATAGTTGCACTATGGGAATGGCAAATAACCAAGAAATCGCTTGGAACGATTTCTAACAGCTTGTGGTGAAAGGCAGGAAGCCTTTCACAATGAGATAGACGCGTTGAGATGAACCCCTTGGGCTGCGCT contains the following coding sequences:
- a CDS encoding Lrp/AsnC family transcriptional regulator, which encodes MKLDSKDKQILSILQEEGRLPVAELANRLNLSDTPCLRRIKKLEQAGFIQGYSARLDPKSLALNVIVYAFVRLTENSAAYGEQFEQEMSRLPQVQECSVITGAHDYLLKIVAHDLLEYEGFVKHSLGGLKCIASIESTVVLKQTFSRHQLPIT